GCACGATGGCGGCCAGTCCCGGCAGCACGGCCTCCGTGACCAGCTCCCGCACCCGGCCGCGCAATGCGGTATAGTAGATGTCGGCCTCGGCCGTGTACCACACCTCGCCCTCGGAGACGCCCTGATCCATACACAGCATGTAGTCGAAGCCCTTGCCGAATCTGGCCCGGCCAAGGACATGGTCGGCCCGGGAGGCGAAGGCGGCGAGTTTCTGAAAGGCCTGGGCCACGGCTCGGTGCTCCGCCAGGTCAGGCCCCAGATCGAGCTGAAAGGTGACCGTGAGGTAGCCCGATCCGTCGGGACGGATGAAGTCGGCGATTTTGAGCACGCCGTCCTTGGTCCCGATGGCGCCGCCCAGGTCCAGGGAGAATCCGGCGAAGGCCGCCATCTTTTCCCCGGCCTTGAGTTCCCGCAACTGCTTTTTGAGGTCGATGATCCTGTCGGACATGGCGATCCTCCCGGCCTATGGCCCACTTGGGGGAAAAAAATGAACGCGCGTCCTCGCGCCACCGGTTTGTATGAACAAAAAGCCCCGTCCGGTCAACTTCCAGCCCCGCCGCCGCCATCATTGCCCGCGTCCCGCCGCCGCGTCCCGCCGAAGCCAAAAAGCCGCCCCCGCCGGATGGCGTCGCTCCCAAACCGGTCCCGGATGGCGTCGATGGCCGAATCAAGCCGCCGGGGCCGGGCCGGGACGTCCGGGGCGTCCGCGTCGTGCCACAGGTCGAGCCGGGCGGCCACCGCCCCGAATCCCGAGACCCCCACGCCCACCAGCCGGGCCGGGCGGGACAGGGGAATGTCGTCCAAAAGCGCCCGGGCCGCTTCGAAGATGGCCTCATCGCAGTCCGTGGGCGCGGGCAGGGTCTTTGCCCGGGTGATCTGCTTGAAATCCGAATATTTGAGCTTGAGCGTCACCGTGCGGCCCAAAAGATTCTTTTTGCGCAACTGCCGCCCCACCCGCTCGGACTGGTGCAGAAGCCACACGGCCAGGGCCTCCCGCGAGGACACGTCCGCGTCGAAGGTGTTTTCGGCGCTGATGGATTTGACCTCCCGGGACAGGCGCACGGGAGAAGGGTCGATGCCCAGGGCCTTGTCATACAGCTCCGGCCCGTGCTTCCCCAATCGGCGCTCCCAGAATTCCCGGGGATGGACCAGCAGGTCCCCGGCCGTACGCACCCCCAAAAGGGCCAGAGCCTCCCGCGTGCGCCGCCCCACCCCGGGGATCTTCTCCACGGGCAGCACCGCCAGAAACTCCCGGACATCCCCTTCCTCCACCACCGTCAGCCCGTCCGGCTTGTGAAAATCCGAGGCGATCTTGGCCAGAAACTTCACCGGGGCCACGCCCACCGAGCAGGCAAGGCCCGTGGCCGAAAACACCGCCCGTTTCATGGCCATGCCGAAATCCTGCGGCCCGCCGAAAAGGGTCGCCGAGCCGGTCATGTCCACATAGGCCTCGTCGATGGAGGCCGGTTCCACCAGGGGGGAAAACTGGCCGAGACAGGCCATAAGCACCCGGGAGAGCTCGGCATAGCGGGCATACCGCCCGGGCACGAAGACGCCCATGGGGCACAACCTTCGGGCCTGGACCACGGGCATGGCCGAGCGCACCCCGAAGGCCCGGGCCTCGTAGGAGGCGGCGGACACCACCCCCCGGTCCCCCACCCCGACGATCACCGGCCGCCCCCTAAGGGAGGGGTCGTCGAGCTGCTCCACCGAGGCGAAATAGGCGTCCATGTCCACATGCACGATATGGCGAGAGGTCATGTCCGGCTCCCCTTGCCCCGGGGCATGGCCCATATTCCCGGGGATGGCAAGACGTCCCGGGGCGGCCCGGCAACGCGCCAGGCAACGGACGAAGGCGGCCGGGCGCCATGACCGAATCCCCGGTTCCTGGCCCTGGCCGCCTTCCGAAAAGGGGCGTCATTCCCCGCGCGCGCTAGACGTTGATGTTGAGGTTGCCACCGATGCCGGCCGCCGACAGCACCTTGGTCTGGAAGTCGTAATCCGCGTTGGTCGTGCCCGAGCTCTGGTTCTGGTTCATGTAATCCAGAGTCTTGGTCACGAGTTGGGCCCCGAAGGTGTCTTTTTGCATGGACGCGGCCATGGAGGCCGTTCCCTGTGCGCTTCCGATATCCATAGGCTCTCTCCCCCGGCGACGGGGAATGACGCTGACTTGCCTCTTCCAATCGGTTTATCGACCCCTGTTCTTTAGGGCGGCGAAAAAAAGACGCCAAAATCTCCCATGCGGAAAAATGGACAATCCCGACACCATTTTGCTAACGTCCAGAGGTAACATCCACCCTCGCACCATTTCCTCCCGGAGGTCGCATGCCCCCCAGACTGCGCCACACGCAAAAGGACTCAACGGAAAAAGCCCTCAAGGGCTCCATCCTTGACCACCTGGCCCATTCCCTGGGCAAGACCTACGAGGAACGCGCGCCGCGCAGCCTGGCCACCTCCCTGGCCCTCTCCCTGCGCGACCGCCTGGTGGACCGGATGCTTGAAACCCGGGCCCGGTTCCGGGCCGCCGGGGCCAAGCGCATGTAT
Above is a genomic segment from Desulfolutivibrio sulfodismutans DSM 3696 containing:
- the dinB gene encoding DNA polymerase IV, whose amino-acid sequence is MTSRHIVHVDMDAYFASVEQLDDPSLRGRPVIVGVGDRGVVSAASYEARAFGVRSAMPVVQARRLCPMGVFVPGRYARYAELSRVLMACLGQFSPLVEPASIDEAYVDMTGSATLFGGPQDFGMAMKRAVFSATGLACSVGVAPVKFLAKIASDFHKPDGLTVVEEGDVREFLAVLPVEKIPGVGRRTREALALLGVRTAGDLLVHPREFWERRLGKHGPELYDKALGIDPSPVRLSREVKSISAENTFDADVSSREALAVWLLHQSERVGRQLRKKNLLGRTVTLKLKYSDFKQITRAKTLPAPTDCDEAIFEAARALLDDIPLSRPARLVGVGVSGFGAVAARLDLWHDADAPDVPARPRRLDSAIDAIRDRFGSDAIRRGRLFGFGGTRRRDAGNDGGGGAGS